One Vitis vinifera cultivar Pinot Noir 40024 chromosome 8, ASM3070453v1 genomic window carries:
- the LOC132252525 gene encoding wall-associated receptor kinase-like 20 — protein sequence MATIPSMKRPLLCSSLLFLLFFCHHSSSQKDCPNCGSIQVPYPLSTNPNCGDPDYSLRCDGDSQKLYFDGLNGSSYLVLRIMASSQRMVVQPSPWLPGTCVTQDMPVSEGLWLNQTRPFKITSSNTIFLFNCSPRLLVSPLNCTPSSLCHHYLESSGHVDRKRALQCASGLDPCCTFVAGGMPSAYKIRLHSSGCRAFRSILGLDPEKPPSQWEEGLEIQWAPAPEPVCKTQLDCTRDSKCSPAGGKGLLRCLCNRGYYWDLARGTCLKKEKNSKLAISLKVSIGVVSFFSLAVAIAAVTVRRSGKFSNQEKLVKAREEMLKSSMGGKSARMFSLKEVKKATNGFSKDRVLGSGGFGEVYKGELHDGTIVAVKSAKVGNLKSTQQVLNEVGILSQVNHKNLVKLLGCCVEAEQPLMIYNYIPNGTLHEHLHGKRSTFLKWDTRLRIALQTAEALAYLHSAAHTPIYHRDVKSTNILLDEDFNAKVADFGLSRLAEPGLSHVSTCAQGTLGYLDPEYYRNYQLTDKSDVYSYGIVMLELLTSQKAIDFSREPDDINLAIYVSQRASDGAVMGVVDQRLLGHNPSVEVITSIRLFSELALACLREKKGERPSMKAVVQELQRIIKFVDKEEVFSEVEIMQSKTLIMSCGRIQKLK from the exons ATGGCAACTATTCCCAGCATGAAACGACCTCTCCTTTGTAgttctcttctctttcttcttttcttctgtCATCACTCTTCTTCCCAAAAGGACTGTCCAAACTGTGGCTCCATACAGGTCCCATATCCTCTAAGCACAAACCCCAACTGTGGTGACCCAGACTATTCACTCCGCTGTGATGGCGACTCCCAGAAACTCTACTTTGATGGCCTTAATGGGAGCTCTTATCTTGTTCTCAGAATCATGGCTTCATCTCAAAGGATGGTGGTGCAACCATCACCATGGCTGCCTGGCACATGTGTTACTCAAGACATGCCAGTGAGTGAGGGCCTCTGGTTAAACCAGACACGCCCCTTCAAGATCACCTCATCCAACACAATCTTCCTCTTCAACTGTTCGCCTCGCCTCTTGGTCTCACCTCTCAATTGCACACCTTCTAGTCTTTGCCACCACTACCTGGAGAGCTCAGGTCATGTTGACAGAAAGCGTGCTCTTCAGTGTGCAAGTGGTCTTGATCCCTGCTGCACTTTCGTGGCAGGTGGTATGCCTTCTGCATACAAGATTCGACTTCACAGTTCGGGTTGTAGAGCATTTAGAAGCATCCTTGGTTTGGATCCAGAAAAACCTCCAAGTCAATGGGAAGAAGGATTAGAGATTCAGTGGGCTCCTGCTCCAGAACCAGTTTGTAAAACACAACTTGATTGCACCAGGGATTCCAAATGTTCTCCTGCTGGTGGAAAAGGTCTCTTGCGCTGCCTCTGCAATAGGGGTTACTACTGGGACCTTGCTCGGGGTACTTGCctgaaaaaggagaaaaactcCAAATTGGCCATTAGCCTGAAGGTTTCAATAGGAGtagtttcctttttctctcttgcTGTAGCAATTGCTGCAGTCACAGTGAGGAGATCTGGGAAATTTTCTAACCAGGAAAAGCTCGTCAAGGCAAGAGAAGAAATGTTGAAGTCAAGCATGGGTGGGAAATCTGCAAGGATGTTTTCCCTGAAAGAGGTAAAGAAAGCAACAAATGGGTTTTCTAAAGACAGGGTTTTGGGAAGCGGGGGCTTTGGAGAAGTATACAAGGGTGAGCTTCATGATGGCACCATTGTGGCTGTCAAGTCAGCCAAAGTTGGCAACCTCAAAAGCACTCAGCAAGTACTGAATGAAGTTGGGATCCTTTCTCAAGTCAACCACAAGAACCTGGTTAAACTACTGGGTTGTTGCGTGGAAGCTGAGCAGCCACTGATGATCTACAATTACATTCCAAACGGGACCCTCCATGAACATTTGCATGGTAAGCGTTCCACTTTTCTGAAATGGGATACCAGGCTGCGAATTGCTCTACAAACTGCTGAAGCATTGGCTTATCTGCACTCTGCTGCACACACCCCCATCTACCACAGGGACGTGAAGTCAACAAATATACTTCTAGATGAAGATTTCAATGCAAAGGTGGCAGATTTTGGGCTATCCAGATTGGCTGAGCCAGGGCTAAGTCATGTGTCAACTTGTGCTCAGGGAACACTCGGGTACTTGGACCCTGAGTACTATCGCAACTACCAATTAACAGATAAAAGCGATGTTTACAGTTATGGGATTGTGATGCTTGAACTGCTGACTTCTCAGAAGGCAATCGACTTCTCCCGGGAGCCAGACGATATAAATCTAGCAATTTATGTGAGCCAACGAGCCAGTGATGGTGCAGTAATGGGAGTTGTGGACCAGCGGTTGCTTGGACATAATCCTTCTGTTGAGGTGATAACAAGCATAAGGCTCTTCTCAGAGCTTGCCCTTGCCTGTCTGAGGGAGAAGAAGGGGGAGAGGCCTAGCATGAAGGCCGTGGTTCAAGAACTTCAACGCATAATCAAATTTGTGGATAAAGAAGAGGTTTTTAGTGAG GTTGAAATAATGCAAAGCAAGACCCTTATTATGAGTTGTGGTAGGATACAGAAGCTAAAGTGA
- the LOC100260611 gene encoding peptidyl-prolyl cis-trans isomerase FKBP16-4, chloroplastic produces the protein MELSLLSGHQLNPTLLHKNFSPLPITRKRSFKRNSSVLFCQCSFSSSDDSAKPATLSLQREGRRALMGCVLVAAAGIYVCDVAGAVSTSRRALRGAKIPESDYTTLPNGLKYYDLKVGGGLKAVKGSRVAVHYVAKWKGITFMTSRQGLGVGGGTPYGFDVGQSERGSVLKGLDLGVEGMKVGGQRLLIVPPELAYGSKGVQEIPPNATIELDVELLAIKQSPLGTGVKIIEG, from the exons ATGGAACTCTCACTTCTCTCTGGTCACCAACTCAACCCCACTCTTCTCCACAAGAATTTCAGCCCCCTTCCCATTACAa GGAAGAGGTCCTTCAAGAGGAATTCATCTGTGTTGTTTTGTCAATGCTCGTTCTCGTCCTCAGATGATTCTGCAAAACCAGCAACCCTATCTTTACAGCGTGAGGGAAGGAGGGCATTGATGGGTTGTGTTCTTGTAGCAG CTGCTGGAATTTATGTCTGTGATGTGGCTGGCGCTGTTAGCACGAGTAGAAGAGCT CTTAGAGGAGCAAAAATACCTGAGAGTGACTACACAACTCTTCCCAATGGTCTGAA GTACTATGATTTGAAGGTTGGGGGTGGACTTAAGGCTGTGAAGGGATCTCGGGTTGCA GTCCACTATGTTGCTAAGTGGAAGGGCATCACCTTTATGACAAGTAGACAAGGACTTGGTGTTGGAGGTGGAACG CCTTATGGATTTGATGTAGGTCAATCTGAGAGGGGATCCGTTCTCAAAGGATTAGACCTAGGTGTTGAAGGCATGAAAGTAGGAGGCCAG CGATTACTAATTGTTCCTCCTGAGCTAGCATATGGAAGTAAAGGAGTCCAGGAAATCCCTCCAAATGCAACAATTGAG TTGGATGTTGAGCTTCTGGCCATCAAACAAAGCCCACTTGG GACTGGTGTAAAAATTATTGAAGGATAA
- the LOC132252657 gene encoding uncharacterized protein LOC116803646 codes for MKPKILKAGLPLALSVAAFIIAKIMERRNLVPKASSFENQVDSPPANSMVESVDGLNSACVLLEEGEGQIITNRSLVESSEIQDPPDHEEEILALRRQIEHLQEREWELAMRFLCYCEIKEQESRLLELRSRLLLEIARVEFLNWEVSLMEAENKRHEDLVVEYLRVVEQLEFWKLENRLLHREVKKLAKKTRQQSRVIRDCNLKIEGIEKEISRNQEELERRTTAISKLDNEVRELQATLNQVQEEKHQLSDKLKLAEKSAPSTSKSEAEGIAKEDYNQLVNELERLHKDRAAEVKELVYLRWSNACLRHELMRNQKQPEQNQESCQSELDFEPKGETGEHASEHELEGTVLEPPSEPCLGVSSGSHISSKRPKILQKLRRWVDGSEKIKPTSEEGEEHEIKCFGKHCVLHKAEEHHVHKNNALSVIMNSQIPDHSYSM; via the exons ATGAAACCAAAGATCCTCAAAGCTGGTCTTCCTCTAGCTCTATCTGTGGCTGCTTTCATCATTGCCAAGATCATGGAGAGAAGAAATTTAGTTCCTAAAGCTTCATCATTTGAAAACCAAGTGGATTCACCCCCAGCTAATTCAATGGTGGAGAGTGTTGATGGCCTCAACTCAGCGTGCGTGCTTTTGGAGGAAGGTGAAGGACAGATAATCACAAACAGGTCTTTGGTAGAAAGTTCGGAAATTCAGGATCCGCCTGATCATGAAGAAGAGATTTTAGCCCTAAGACGCCAAATTGAACATCTTCAAGAGAGAGAATGGGAGCTCGCCATGCGGTTTCTCTGCTATTGTGAGATTAAAGAGCAAGAGTCTCGGCTTTTGGAGCTCAGGAGCCGGTTGCTGTTAGAGATAGCGCGTGTTGAGTTCTTGAATTGGGAGGTTTCGTTAATGGAGGCTGAGAACAAGAGGCACGAGGATTTGGTAGTGGAATATCTCAGAGTTGTAGAGCAGCTTgagttttggaaattggaaaatagGTTGCTTCATAGGGAGGTAAAGAAGCTTGCCAAGAAAACCAGGCAGCAGTCTCGTGTTATAAGAGACTGCAATTTGAAGATAGAAGGTATAGAGAAGGAGATTTCAAGAAATCAGGAGGAGCTAGAGAGGAGGACCACTGCCATCAGTAAATTGGATAATGAAGTTAGGGAGCTGCAGGCTACTTTGAACCAAGTACAGGAGGAGAAGCATCAACTTTCAGACAAGCTCAAACTGGCAGAAAAATCAGCTCCATCCACATCTAAG AGTGAAGCAGAGGGAATAGCAAAGGAGGATTACAATCAACTTGTGAATGAGCTAGAACGGCTACACAAGGATCGAGCAGCCGAAGTTAAGGAATTGGTGTACTTAAGATGGAGTAACGCGTGCCTAAGGCATGAACTCATGAGGAATCAGAAACAACCGGAACAGAACCAGGAAAGCTGCCAATCGGAGTTAGATTTTGAACCAAAAGGAGAAACCGGGGAGCATGCCTCAGAGCATGAATTGGAGGGCACGGTTTTGGAGCCGCCCAGTGAACCTTGCCTAGGCGTGAGCAGTGGCAGTCATATTTCTTCAAAAAGGCCAAAAATACTTCAAAAGCTTAGAAGATGGGTGGATGGGAGTGAGAAAATAAAACCAACATCAGAGGAAGGAGAAGAGCACGAAATCAAGTGCTTTGGGAAGCATTGTGTTTTACACAAGGCAGAGGAGCACCATGTTCATAAAAATAATGCTCTGTCCGTTATCATGAATTCACAAATTCCTGACCATTCATACTCAATGTAA